A stretch of the Archangium violaceum genome encodes the following:
- a CDS encoding pyridoxal phosphate-dependent aminotransferase produces MELLRSFFMEDYLEGSRFTARYNLGESGARPRTVGELLTGSGVSPQRALDTFLSTLLRDSPNWGRADLRDLVAAMHPGATRDNVLITTGTSEALLLLFRQLRPRKVALAWPAFQLLYELPMRQGAELVRLPVRWDLRGVPSIDADEWLARLERDSPDVVVINNPHNPSGLVLDPELLERISRWTERSGATLVGDEHYRFLSSDTEVLGATVYRPGARTFVTGSFIKCLGCPGLRIGWCVGDTAMLARVQNEKNYTTHTVNPVAEWISLEVLKDLGSPALRQAREEWMRNRRLLSSFLERSQGVYGVAPVGGLVTCIGVSGVAGPKEFEAKLQALGEAGVFVLPLSAMEHGDPAGAHPLERGHGFRLGLGMSPDHFPEALDALETAARRASAGAPRTPDPS; encoded by the coding sequence ATGGAACTCCTTCGCTCGTTCTTCATGGAGGACTACCTCGAGGGCTCGCGCTTCACCGCGCGCTACAACCTTGGCGAGTCCGGAGCCCGGCCCCGCACCGTTGGAGAGCTGCTCACCGGCTCCGGTGTCAGCCCCCAGCGCGCCCTGGACACGTTCCTCTCCACCCTGCTGCGTGACAGCCCCAACTGGGGCCGTGCCGACCTGCGCGACCTCGTGGCCGCCATGCACCCCGGCGCCACGCGCGACAACGTCCTCATCACCACCGGCACCAGCGAGGCCCTGCTGCTCCTCTTCCGGCAGCTCCGCCCTCGCAAGGTGGCCCTCGCCTGGCCGGCCTTCCAGCTCCTCTATGAGCTCCCCATGCGGCAGGGCGCGGAGCTCGTCCGCCTGCCCGTGCGCTGGGACTTGCGCGGCGTGCCCTCCATCGACGCGGACGAGTGGCTCGCACGGCTCGAGCGCGATTCCCCGGACGTGGTTGTCATCAACAACCCCCACAACCCGAGTGGCCTGGTCCTGGACCCGGAGTTGCTGGAGCGCATCTCCCGTTGGACGGAGCGCTCCGGCGCCACGCTCGTGGGTGACGAGCACTATCGCTTCCTCTCCTCGGACACGGAGGTTCTGGGCGCCACCGTGTACCGGCCCGGCGCCAGGACCTTCGTCACCGGCTCCTTCATCAAGTGTCTGGGCTGCCCCGGTCTGCGCATCGGCTGGTGCGTGGGCGATACCGCCATGCTCGCGCGCGTGCAGAACGAGAAGAACTACACCACGCACACGGTGAACCCGGTCGCCGAGTGGATCTCCCTCGAGGTGCTCAAGGATCTCGGCAGTCCCGCCTTGCGTCAGGCCCGCGAGGAGTGGATGCGGAACCGGCGTCTCCTCTCCTCGTTCCTGGAGCGCTCCCAAGGCGTGTACGGCGTGGCTCCGGTGGGAGGACTCGTCACCTGCATCGGCGTGAGCGGCGTGGCCGGCCCGAAGGAGTTCGAGGCGAAGCTCCAGGCGCTCGGCGAGGCCGGGGTGTTCGTCCTGCCGCTCAGCGCCATGGAGCACGGCGACCCCGCGGGGGCCCACCCGCTGGAGCGTGGCCACGGTTTCCGTCTGGGTCTGGGCATGTCTCCGGACCACTTCCCCGAAGCCCTGGACGCGCTCGAGACAGCAGCGCGGAGAGCGAGTGCGGGCGCTCCGCGTACTCCGGATCCTTCATGA
- a CDS encoding class I SAM-dependent methyltransferase: protein MAESTPASSQTAFVQQLNFWARDASNESAALLGAFALGMFEHLPDEGPTPVSLEELAQRIGGTVRGTRSVIEPLVGLGFVRLEEGRGYSLPAASAFLRRPEFVARMREARSWWSVSALLPEAVRTGAPVDGSGGSRELLGWYRQEFLAPRVPEQDVLAADYDDRAARNFLRTQALVTSGEVGLLEALVSGPRPLVELAKTTGSQPEALCVLLGVLGSMGIVRQEGEALGFSELASRSLDASSLPYFLRSFPATMDYWEAFGHLDEAVTQRVFRLDLRDPETARRIYQRNASRITGIFASHVKLGRKAAELVARMRPLKDARVLDVGTGSGVWGAAFGLTEPSLHVTYLDSEHVLEQVKPNIAKLKLEGRARYWAGDCLSVDYGESQYDVILLPQVIPALPPEALPGLFAKLARALRPQGLLVISGYLLTDRRDGPLDALYFSLRRYVSNEGDVLSMPDFRRLLEPVGLLSSRAFEMPIQQVVIASRGDVSWADGAPVR from the coding sequence TTGGCCGAGTCCACCCCCGCGTCCTCCCAGACAGCCTTCGTCCAGCAACTCAACTTCTGGGCTCGTGACGCGAGCAATGAGTCGGCGGCGCTCCTGGGCGCTTTCGCGCTCGGAATGTTCGAGCACCTCCCGGACGAGGGCCCCACTCCTGTGTCCCTGGAGGAGCTCGCTCAGCGTATCGGTGGCACCGTGCGAGGGACTCGCTCCGTCATCGAGCCGCTGGTGGGGCTCGGCTTCGTCCGGCTGGAGGAGGGGAGGGGTTATTCGCTCCCTGCGGCGAGTGCCTTCCTTCGTCGGCCCGAGTTCGTCGCCCGGATGCGCGAGGCGCGGAGCTGGTGGTCCGTGTCCGCGTTGCTGCCCGAGGCCGTTCGCACCGGTGCGCCAGTGGATGGGTCTGGTGGGTCCCGTGAGCTGCTCGGATGGTACCGGCAGGAGTTCCTGGCGCCTCGCGTGCCCGAGCAGGATGTCCTCGCCGCGGACTACGACGATCGTGCCGCCCGCAACTTCCTGCGCACCCAGGCGCTCGTGACGAGCGGTGAGGTGGGGTTGTTGGAGGCGCTGGTGTCCGGGCCCCGGCCCCTCGTGGAGCTGGCGAAGACAACCGGCTCCCAGCCCGAGGCGCTGTGCGTCCTGCTCGGGGTCCTCGGGTCCATGGGGATCGTCCGGCAGGAGGGCGAGGCCCTCGGTTTCTCCGAGCTGGCCAGCCGCTCCCTGGACGCGAGCAGCCTGCCGTATTTCCTGCGCTCGTTCCCGGCCACCATGGACTACTGGGAGGCCTTCGGGCACCTGGATGAGGCCGTGACCCAACGCGTGTTCCGGTTGGATCTGCGCGACCCCGAGACCGCCAGGCGCATCTACCAGCGCAATGCCTCGCGCATCACCGGCATCTTCGCCTCGCATGTGAAGCTGGGTCGCAAGGCCGCGGAGCTCGTCGCCCGCATGCGCCCCCTGAAGGACGCACGTGTTCTCGACGTGGGCACCGGCTCGGGTGTCTGGGGCGCCGCCTTCGGGTTGACCGAGCCCTCGCTCCACGTTACCTACCTGGACTCCGAGCACGTCCTGGAGCAGGTGAAGCCCAACATCGCGAAGCTCAAGCTGGAGGGGCGTGCGCGTTATTGGGCCGGCGACTGCCTCTCCGTCGATTACGGCGAGTCCCAGTACGACGTCATCCTCCTGCCCCAGGTCATCCCCGCGCTTCCTCCCGAGGCGCTGCCGGGACTCTTCGCGAAGCTCGCCCGCGCCCTGCGTCCCCAGGGGTTGCTCGTCATCTCGGGCTATCTGCTCACCGACCGGCGCGATGGTCCCCTGGACGCGCTCTACTTCTCACTGCGCCGCTACGTGTCGAACGAGGGCGATGTGTTGTCCATGCCCGACTTCCGGCGGCTGCTCGAGCCCGTGGGACTCCTGTCCTCCCGTGCTTTCGAGATGCCCATCCAGCAGGTCGTCATCGCCTCGCGCGGTGACGTCTCCTGGGCGGACGGAGCCCCGGTCCGCTGA
- a CDS encoding cysteine desulfurase family protein, with product MTVPNEPIYLDHNATAPLLPEVVDAMVPYLREHFGNPSSAHVYGRRAREAVDRARAQVAALLGAAAEEIFFVAHGTEANNLAIRGVAAALPDKRHVVTSVIEHPATTEPCHELEKQGWRVTWLPVDAEGRVRVHEAVAALHGDTALVTLMHANNETGVLQPIAEIAREARARGVWVHTDAAQSVGKLPVSVDALGVDLLTVVGHKFGAPKGVGALYVRRGTPLRPVLLGAGHERGLRPGTENVASIVGLGVACEVALRTVAEDAARVRGLRDELWERLRARVPALALNGHPEERLPNTLNVRFPGVSGSALLAAAPEVAASTGSACHAGEESASSIITAMGVEPSAALGSVRLSLGRTTTHEDVVVAADALAAAWKRLSVGAQASHT from the coding sequence ATGACCGTGCCAAACGAGCCCATCTACCTGGACCACAACGCCACCGCGCCGCTGCTGCCCGAGGTGGTCGATGCCATGGTGCCCTACCTGCGTGAGCACTTCGGCAATCCGTCGAGTGCTCACGTCTACGGGCGCCGGGCTCGCGAGGCCGTCGATCGCGCCCGGGCCCAGGTGGCGGCGCTGCTCGGCGCGGCGGCGGAGGAGATCTTCTTCGTCGCGCATGGCACCGAGGCCAACAACCTCGCCATCCGTGGTGTGGCGGCGGCGCTCCCGGACAAGCGTCACGTGGTGACCTCCGTCATCGAGCACCCGGCCACCACCGAGCCCTGCCACGAGTTGGAGAAGCAGGGCTGGCGGGTGACCTGGCTCCCGGTGGACGCGGAAGGCCGTGTCCGCGTCCACGAGGCGGTGGCCGCGCTGCATGGCGACACGGCGCTCGTCACCCTCATGCACGCCAACAATGAGACGGGGGTGTTGCAGCCCATCGCGGAGATCGCCCGCGAGGCTCGGGCTCGGGGCGTGTGGGTGCACACCGACGCGGCCCAGTCCGTGGGCAAGCTGCCCGTGTCCGTGGACGCGCTTGGCGTGGACCTGCTCACCGTGGTGGGTCACAAGTTCGGCGCGCCCAAGGGCGTGGGGGCCCTGTACGTGCGGCGGGGCACGCCGCTGCGCCCGGTACTGCTCGGCGCGGGGCACGAGCGTGGCCTGCGGCCGGGGACGGAGAACGTCGCGTCCATCGTGGGACTCGGGGTCGCCTGCGAGGTGGCGCTTCGCACGGTGGCGGAGGATGCGGCGCGGGTGCGTGGGCTCCGGGACGAACTCTGGGAGCGGCTGCGAGCGCGTGTTCCGGCGCTGGCGCTCAATGGTCATCCGGAAGAGAGGCTGCCCAATACGCTCAACGTGCGTTTCCCCGGCGTGAGTGGCTCCGCGCTGCTGGCGGCGGCGCCCGAGGTGGCCGCGTCCACGGGCTCGGCGTGCCACGCGGGTGAGGAGTCCGCTTCCTCCATCATCACGGCCATGGGTGTGGAACCCTCCGCGGCGCTCGGTTCGGTGCGCCTGTCCCTGGGACGGACGACGACACACGAGGACGTGGTGGTGGCCGCGGACGCGCTCGCCGCCGCGTGGAAGCGCCTGTCGGTGGGTGCTCAGGCCAGCCACACTTGA
- a CDS encoding helix-turn-helix transcriptional regulator — MRRAERLFQIIQILRRARGPVTADAIAAELETSKRSVYRDIAALMDQRTPIRGEAGVGYVLDVGFDMPPLMLTADEIEAAVLGAQWVAGRADPALARAARDLIAKIRATVPERLQPYVLEPASGTPPVWNVTPDGLDVARVRASIREGRKIVLRYRDEQGRTSERTVWPVIVGYMDTVRLLIAWCELRRDFRSFRTDRVVGADFLDELHPERPAALRARWRRSLEARARPSPRRQ, encoded by the coding sequence ATGAGACGCGCCGAACGCCTCTTCCAGATCATCCAGATCCTCCGGCGGGCCCGGGGGCCGGTCACCGCCGATGCCATCGCCGCCGAGCTGGAGACCTCCAAGCGCAGCGTCTACCGCGACATCGCCGCGCTGATGGACCAGCGCACGCCGATCCGCGGCGAGGCGGGTGTGGGCTATGTGCTGGATGTTGGCTTCGACATGCCACCCCTGATGCTGACAGCCGACGAGATCGAGGCGGCGGTGCTGGGTGCCCAATGGGTGGCCGGGCGCGCGGATCCCGCCCTGGCCCGGGCCGCGAGGGATTTGATCGCCAAGATCCGCGCCACCGTACCCGAGCGCCTGCAACCCTACGTTCTCGAGCCGGCCTCCGGTACGCCACCCGTCTGGAACGTTACTCCGGATGGGCTGGACGTCGCCCGGGTGCGCGCCTCCATTCGCGAGGGGCGGAAGATCGTCCTGCGCTATCGCGACGAGCAGGGCCGCACGAGCGAGCGCACCGTCTGGCCCGTCATCGTCGGCTACATGGACACCGTGCGCCTGCTGATTGCCTGGTGCGAGCTGCGAAGGGATTTTCGGAGCTTCCGCACGGACCGGGTGGTGGGCGCGGACTTCCTGGACGAGCTCCATCCGGAGCGTCCCGCCGCCTTGCGCGCCCGGTGGCGCCGCTCGCTGGAGGCACGCGCGCGTCCGTCCCCGCGGCGGCAATGA
- a CDS encoding glutathione S-transferase family protein: MKLYFHPMSGNSRRVLLVATHLNVPLERIVVDLPKGEQRGAPHLGRNPNGRVPVLDDDGFVLWESRAIMQYLAEKTPGQTLLPTDARDRADVSRWLFWCATHMAPANTILVFENFVKALTGGGPDPAEVARGEALFAQHAPVLDAHLAGRTWVTQDRLTLADFSLAASFALAGPARLPIGDYANIQAWLGRVQELEAWKRTTPPAPPPAA; the protein is encoded by the coding sequence ATGAAGCTCTACTTCCACCCCATGTCCGGAAACTCGCGCCGCGTGCTGCTCGTGGCCACCCACCTCAACGTGCCCCTCGAGCGCATCGTGGTCGACCTGCCCAAAGGAGAGCAGCGCGGGGCGCCGCACCTGGGGCGCAACCCCAACGGGCGCGTCCCAGTCCTCGATGACGACGGCTTCGTGCTGTGGGAGTCGCGCGCCATCATGCAGTACCTGGCCGAAAAGACGCCGGGGCAGACGTTGCTCCCGACGGACGCGCGCGACCGCGCCGATGTGAGCCGCTGGCTCTTCTGGTGCGCGACCCACATGGCCCCGGCGAACACGATCCTGGTCTTCGAGAACTTCGTGAAGGCGCTGACGGGCGGCGGGCCGGATCCCGCCGAGGTCGCGCGGGGAGAGGCGCTCTTCGCGCAGCACGCGCCGGTCCTGGACGCGCACCTCGCGGGCAGGACGTGGGTCACGCAGGATCGCCTGACACTCGCGGACTTCTCCCTGGCCGCGTCGTTCGCCCTCGCCGGTCCAGCGCGCCTGCCGATCGGGGACTACGCGAACATCCAGGCCTGGCTCGGGCGCGTGCAGGAACTCGAGGCGTGGAAGCGCACCACGCCGCCTGCGCCGCCGCCCGCTGCCTGA
- a CDS encoding GNAT family N-acetyltransferase, producing the protein MDLTPASELPLHSLSTLFARVFEGYFVTIPDAPLLFDARVRGEHISLADSRIARVDGEPVGLVLMARRGRESRVAGMGIVPTHRNRKLGGAMLLPLMEEARARGDTRMQLEVIEQNLPAVKLYERLGFQRVRRLVGFVGTPIPEPASLEEVEPIACARLLPEGLPWQLAPATIAGLSLPTRAFRVGPAVAVLGDVSAPTLALRAIAVEPEARGQGAGRRLLRALAAAWPGKSLAVGAIVPEGRCERFFLGAGFSPLALSQLELSHPLTP; encoded by the coding sequence ATGGACCTCACGCCCGCCTCCGAATTGCCGCTCCATTCCCTCTCCACGCTCTTCGCCCGCGTCTTCGAGGGCTACTTCGTCACCATTCCCGACGCGCCCCTGCTGTTCGATGCGCGCGTGCGTGGCGAGCACATCTCCCTGGCGGACAGCCGCATCGCGCGGGTGGACGGTGAGCCGGTGGGGCTGGTGTTGATGGCCCGGCGGGGGAGGGAGAGCCGGGTCGCGGGCATGGGCATCGTGCCCACGCACCGCAACCGCAAGCTCGGGGGTGCCATGCTGCTGCCATTGATGGAGGAGGCGCGCGCCCGTGGGGACACGCGGATGCAGCTGGAGGTCATCGAGCAGAACCTCCCCGCGGTGAAGCTCTACGAGCGTCTGGGCTTCCAGCGCGTGCGCCGGCTGGTGGGCTTCGTGGGGACTCCCATTCCGGAGCCGGCCTCGCTGGAGGAGGTGGAGCCCATCGCCTGCGCGCGGCTCCTCCCCGAGGGGCTGCCCTGGCAGTTGGCGCCGGCCACCATCGCGGGGCTGTCGCTCCCCACCCGGGCGTTCCGGGTGGGGCCCGCGGTGGCGGTGCTCGGAGATGTCTCCGCGCCCACGCTCGCGCTGCGGGCCATCGCCGTGGAGCCAGAAGCGCGAGGGCAGGGGGCCGGACGTCGGCTGCTCCGCGCGCTGGCGGCGGCCTGGCCCGGCAAGTCGCTGGCGGTAGGTGCCATCGTCCCGGAGGGACGGTGCGAGCGCTTCTTCCTCGGCGCGGGGTTTTCACCGCTGGCCCTCTCGCAGCTCGAGCTCTCCCATCCCCTGACGCCGTAG
- the rnk gene encoding nucleoside diphosphate kinase regulator: MSTQEPRIVVTSTDMERLRTLIDTTAGDKAETLDAELLRAEVVDPTQIPPDVVTMNSRVVYQDEDSGETREVTLSYPQDASLEHGRVSVLAPVGAALLGLSVGQEIEWELPGGKHKRLRIVSVTYQPQAAGHFH, translated from the coding sequence ATGAGCACGCAAGAGCCGAGAATCGTGGTCACGTCGACGGATATGGAGCGGCTGCGGACTCTCATCGACACGACCGCCGGAGACAAGGCGGAGACGCTCGATGCGGAGTTGCTGCGCGCGGAAGTCGTCGACCCTACCCAGATACCGCCTGACGTGGTCACCATGAACAGCCGGGTGGTGTACCAGGACGAGGACTCGGGGGAGACGCGCGAGGTGACGCTCTCCTATCCCCAGGACGCGTCCCTGGAGCATGGGCGGGTATCCGTGCTGGCGCCCGTGGGAGCGGCGCTGCTCGGGCTCTCCGTGGGGCAGGAGATCGAATGGGAGTTGCCCGGGGGCAAACACAAGCGCCTACGCATCGTCTCGGTCACCTACCAGCCGCAGGCGGCCGGCCACTTTCACTGA
- a CDS encoding anthranilate synthase component I family protein has protein sequence MSVSPSPPLVPPSRERFEALVAEGYDQVPLFRSVELQGLRPLELLRALPPGHRFLLESTRTSSEGRYSFVGAKPFLTFRAWGGRCEVNGEPRPGPPLATLRELLKRSRGIRLPGMPLFCGGAVGFFAYEAAHYFESLPRHPNADLGLPDIALDFVDTFVAVDHLEGRALVVATGRDYDDCDRRVAELERVVREVDAREPTAPAWRLGNEQTPNVAWRSNFTPEDYLRAVERVREYIRAGDTYQVNLSQRLEVEPRLPALELYEALSTLNPVHFASYLEVDGVEVVSASPERLVRVEDGRAITRPIAGTRRKGTPEENARFIHELRTSEKERAEHAMLVDLERNDLGRVCIHGSVQVTKLMEIIEYTHVIHIESEVVGQLAPGVEPLDVVAAVFPGGTITGVPKIRTLQIITELEPHARGLYTGSLGYLGFTGEMDLNIVIRTMVLKGGRAWVQVGAGIVHDSEPRREYQETLHKARSLLLALSARPVGDAS, from the coding sequence ATGTCGGTGTCCCCCTCCCCTCCTCTGGTTCCCCCGAGCCGTGAGCGCTTCGAGGCGCTCGTGGCCGAGGGCTATGATCAGGTCCCTCTCTTCCGCTCGGTGGAGCTCCAGGGCTTGCGGCCACTGGAGTTGCTGCGGGCACTCCCCCCGGGACATCGCTTCCTGCTGGAGAGCACCCGGACGTCCAGCGAGGGACGCTACTCCTTCGTGGGAGCGAAGCCGTTCCTCACCTTCCGTGCCTGGGGCGGTCGGTGCGAGGTGAACGGGGAGCCGCGCCCCGGCCCTCCCCTCGCGACCCTGCGCGAGCTGTTGAAGCGCTCACGAGGCATCCGGCTGCCGGGGATGCCGCTTTTCTGCGGCGGCGCGGTGGGCTTCTTCGCCTACGAGGCCGCGCATTATTTCGAGTCCCTGCCGCGCCACCCGAACGCCGACCTGGGCCTGCCGGACATCGCGCTGGACTTCGTGGACACGTTCGTGGCGGTGGATCACCTGGAAGGCCGCGCGCTCGTGGTGGCCACGGGAAGAGACTACGACGACTGCGACCGGCGGGTGGCGGAGTTGGAGCGCGTGGTGCGTGAGGTCGATGCCCGGGAGCCCACGGCTCCGGCCTGGCGCCTCGGGAACGAGCAGACTCCGAACGTGGCGTGGCGGTCCAACTTCACACCGGAGGACTACCTGCGCGCGGTGGAGCGCGTGCGGGAGTACATCCGCGCGGGGGACACCTACCAGGTGAACCTGTCGCAGCGGCTGGAGGTGGAGCCGAGGCTGCCCGCGCTGGAGCTGTACGAGGCCCTGTCCACCCTCAACCCCGTGCACTTCGCCAGCTACCTGGAGGTGGACGGAGTCGAGGTGGTGAGCGCCTCGCCCGAGCGGCTGGTGCGGGTGGAGGACGGCCGTGCCATCACGCGGCCCATCGCGGGCACCCGCCGCAAGGGGACGCCGGAGGAGAACGCCCGCTTCATCCACGAGCTGCGCACCAGCGAGAAGGAGCGCGCCGAGCACGCGATGCTGGTGGACCTGGAGCGCAACGACCTGGGGCGTGTCTGTATCCATGGCAGCGTCCAGGTGACGAAGCTGATGGAGATCATCGAGTACACCCACGTCATCCACATCGAGTCCGAGGTGGTGGGCCAGCTGGCGCCGGGGGTGGAGCCGCTCGACGTAGTGGCGGCGGTGTTCCCGGGAGGCACCATCACCGGCGTGCCGAAGATTCGCACCCTGCAGATCATCACCGAGCTGGAGCCGCACGCGCGGGGCCTCTACACGGGCTCGCTCGGATACCTGGGCTTCACGGGAGAAATGGACCTGAACATCGTCATCCGCACGATGGTGTTGAAGGGCGGAAGGGCCTGGGTGCAGGTGGGCGCGGGCATCGTCCACGACTCGGAGCCGAGGCGCGAATACCAGGAGACGCTGCACAAGGCGCGCTCGCTGTTGCTCGCGCTGTCCGCGCGCCCGGTGGGAGACGCGTCATGA
- a CDS encoding anthranilate synthase component II, producing the protein MMLLIDNFDSFTFNLVQALGGLGAELKVVRNNALTLAEAEALRPDHLVISPGPCTPNEAGVSLELLRAFAGRVPILGVCLGHQSIGQVFGGRVVRAPVPVHGKTGDIHHDGRGVFRGMPAPFVAARYHSLVVDRASLPDCLEVSAWCGDLVMGLRHREYPWLEGIQFHPESFLTPHGNHLLATFLEARIG; encoded by the coding sequence ATGATGTTGCTCATCGACAACTTCGACTCCTTCACCTTCAACCTCGTGCAGGCGTTGGGTGGACTCGGGGCGGAGCTGAAGGTGGTGCGGAACAACGCCCTCACGCTCGCCGAGGCGGAGGCGCTGCGGCCGGACCACCTCGTCATCTCCCCGGGCCCGTGCACGCCGAACGAGGCTGGCGTCTCCCTGGAGCTCCTCCGCGCCTTCGCGGGCCGGGTTCCCATCCTCGGGGTGTGCCTGGGCCATCAGTCCATCGGGCAGGTCTTCGGAGGGCGCGTCGTCCGGGCCCCGGTTCCCGTGCACGGAAAGACGGGCGACATCCACCACGATGGCCGGGGCGTCTTCCGCGGGATGCCGGCGCCCTTCGTCGCCGCGCGCTACCACTCGCTGGTGGTGGACCGGGCGAGCCTCCCGGACTGCCTGGAGGTCTCGGCGTGGTGTGGGGACCTGGTGATGGGCCTGCGCCACCGCGAGTACCCGTGGCTGGAGGGCATCCAGTTCCATCCCGAGTCCTTCCTCACGCCCCACGGAAACCACCTGCTCGCCACGTTCCTGGAGGCGCGCATCGGATGA
- a CDS encoding aminotransferase class IV gives MMDTVAVNGEVRRLEELRLQDFLQSFFFGAGFFETFLVEEGAPMFLERHLARLRSSLTAHANCVHAPPPEVLTAGAVREALRRCLEADAHLGPRFTGVGKLVAGDGRLLLSFRALAPQHERTLREGCVLDEVEDRGYRRGDSSLNHKSVSYLRQYAHLGRGTVFVNEAGELCEVPNGNLFFLVRDMVVTPPLEAPCLPGVIRSVLLEQGRLGGLPVVERALTRARLEDVRGCFLTNSVSLVLAVPRLLGHVLTGSSEWAGDARGVVREYARREG, from the coding sequence ATGATGGACACGGTCGCGGTGAACGGCGAGGTACGGCGGCTGGAGGAGCTGCGCCTCCAGGACTTCCTCCAGTCCTTCTTCTTCGGCGCGGGATTCTTCGAGACGTTCCTCGTCGAGGAAGGCGCCCCGATGTTCCTCGAGCGGCACCTCGCGCGGCTCCGCTCGAGTCTCACGGCCCATGCGAACTGCGTGCACGCACCTCCGCCGGAAGTGCTCACCGCCGGCGCCGTGCGCGAGGCGCTGCGCCGCTGTCTGGAGGCGGATGCCCACCTGGGGCCGCGCTTCACCGGCGTGGGCAAGCTGGTGGCGGGAGACGGCCGGCTGCTGCTGTCCTTTCGAGCCCTGGCGCCCCAACACGAGCGCACCCTGCGCGAGGGGTGTGTCCTCGACGAGGTGGAGGACCGAGGCTATCGCCGGGGAGATTCTTCCCTGAATCACAAGAGCGTCTCGTACCTCCGGCAGTACGCGCACCTCGGGCGGGGGACCGTCTTCGTCAACGAGGCCGGGGAGCTGTGCGAGGTTCCGAATGGGAACCTGTTCTTCCTCGTGAGGGACATGGTGGTGACTCCGCCCCTGGAGGCCCCGTGTCTGCCGGGTGTCATCCGCTCCGTGCTACTGGAGCAAGGACGGCTCGGGGGACTTCCTGTCGTGGAGCGTGCGTTGACCCGGGCGAGGCTCGAGGACGTGCGGGGTTGTTTTCTCACCAACTCCGTCAGCCTGGTCCTCGCCGTTCCCCGGCTGCTCGGGCACGTGCTGACTGGGAGCTCGGAGTGGGCCGGGGATGCGCGTGGCGTGGTGCGGGAGTACGCACGGAGAGAAGGGTGA
- a CDS encoding pseudouridine synthase, which yields MARKAKTPRWLEAARRRKEPVPEGQRADWLVRALGRAGVLPRAKAERALREGRVEVDGRVETDPFAPVHAGSVVRVDGQPRVLEARTLALMFHKPAGVVVHGSDPEGIGTVFERLRAVLTPELRGYEWYAVGRLDRDTTGLLLFTNEERLVAHATSPETHVPKRYVAEVEGNPSEAALQRLREGLVLEDGPTRPAGARLLAPSRVELVLTEGRHHQVKRMLAAVGHPVRTLHREAVGELTLDVPEGSFRLLTEAEVEQGLGFHAIPSPSGRGRG from the coding sequence ATGGCGAGGAAGGCGAAGACACCGAGGTGGCTGGAGGCCGCGCGGCGACGCAAGGAGCCCGTGCCGGAGGGGCAGCGTGCGGACTGGTTGGTGCGCGCACTGGGCCGGGCGGGGGTGCTGCCCCGGGCCAAGGCGGAGCGGGCCCTGCGCGAGGGGCGGGTGGAGGTGGACGGGCGGGTGGAGACGGATCCCTTCGCACCGGTGCACGCGGGGAGCGTGGTGCGGGTGGATGGACAGCCGCGCGTGCTGGAGGCGCGGACGCTCGCGTTGATGTTCCACAAGCCCGCGGGCGTGGTGGTGCACGGGAGCGATCCCGAGGGAATCGGCACCGTCTTCGAACGTCTGCGCGCGGTGCTGACGCCAGAGTTGCGAGGTTACGAGTGGTACGCGGTGGGACGGCTGGATCGGGACACCACGGGCCTGTTGCTCTTCACCAACGAGGAGCGACTGGTGGCGCACGCGACCTCTCCGGAGACCCACGTGCCCAAGCGCTACGTGGCGGAGGTCGAGGGGAACCCCTCGGAGGCGGCGCTCCAACGACTGCGCGAGGGCCTCGTGCTGGAGGATGGACCGACACGGCCGGCGGGGGCTCGGCTGTTGGCTCCCAGCCGGGTCGAGCTGGTGCTCACCGAGGGCAGGCACCACCAGGTGAAGCGGATGCTGGCGGCGGTGGGACACCCGGTGCGGACGCTGCACCGCGAGGCCGTGGGCGAGCTCACCCTTGACGTACCGGAGGGGTCCTTTCGCCTGCTCACGGAGGCCGAGGTGGAGCAGGGCCTCGGCTTCCACGCGATTCCCTCTCCCTCTGGGAGAGGGCGAGGGTGA
- a CDS encoding phage holin family protein — translation MRPGNPETRGSYTYEERTVSGDGMSERAFGSLVSEFFDQAKRLIRAEITLAKTELSQEATKFKSGGVMVGVGGVLLLIGGIAFMLTACALLDLVLPFWAAALIVTVAFLAIGAGVALAGIKSMKKLHAPTKTIQTLKEDGQWASRTFQSVKSQMHGHA, via the coding sequence ATGCGACCTGGCAATCCAGAGACTCGCGGTAGCTACACCTATGAAGAACGCACCGTCTCCGGCGACGGCATGTCGGAGCGTGCCTTCGGCTCGCTCGTGAGCGAGTTCTTCGATCAGGCCAAACGGCTGATCCGCGCGGAGATCACCCTCGCGAAGACCGAGCTGAGTCAGGAAGCGACGAAGTTCAAGTCCGGCGGCGTAATGGTGGGAGTGGGCGGCGTGCTGCTCCTCATCGGCGGTATCGCCTTCATGCTCACCGCCTGCGCCTTGTTGGACCTGGTGCTGCCCTTCTGGGCCGCGGCGCTGATCGTCACGGTGGCCTTCCTCGCCATCGGCGCGGGTGTCGCCCTCGCGGGCATCAAGAGCATGAAGAAACTCCACGCACCCACCAAGACAATCCAAACCCTCAAGGAGGACGGGCAATGGGCGAGCAGGACGTTCCAATCCGTGAAATCACAGATGCACGGGCACGCATGA